In Papaver somniferum cultivar HN1 chromosome 1, ASM357369v1, whole genome shotgun sequence, a genomic segment contains:
- the LOC113305613 gene encoding external alternative NAD(P)H-ubiquinone oxidoreductase B2, mitochondrial-like has product MRILSFYERASRAFKDYPSLSKILVVATVGGGGLVAYSDAKPHNAVNVVESSPTAANKKRVVVLGTGWAGTSFLKNLDSATYDVHVISPRNYFAFTPLLPSVTCGTVEARSVVEPIRNIIRKKDGDYSFWEAECFKIDEKNKKVHCRPVQRESPEGKEEFIVDYDYLVVAMGARSNTFNTPGVEENCHFLKEVEDAQKIRRNVIDCFEKSCLPNLSEDERKKHLHFVVVGGGPTGVEFSAALLDFISEDLVMLYPTAKDLVKITLLEAGDHILTMFDKRITAFAEEKFQRDGINLKTGSMVVKVTDKDICTKDRGTGEISSIPYGMVVWSTGIGTRPVVTDFMKQIGQSNRRVLATDEWLRVEGCDSIYALGDCATINQRKVMEDISAIFNKADKDQSGTLTTKEFQDALDDICERYPQVELYLKDKQVKNIVDLLKDSKGNDKKETLEMDIEGFKSALSQVDSKVKFLPATAQVAAQQGKYLARCFNEMEERTKNPEGPPRFRGVGRHRFHPFRYRHLGQFAPLGGEQTAAQLPGDWVSIGHSSQWLWYSVYASKQVSWRTRMLVVSDWGRRFIFGRDSSRI; this is encoded by the exons ATGAGGATTTTATCGTTCTACGAACGAGCTTCTCGTGCTTTTAAAGATTATCCTTCTCTATCTAAAATCCTTGTTGTTGCCACCGTCGG AGGTGGGGGTCTTGTGGCATATTCTGATGCGAAACCACACAATGCTGTCAATGTGGTCGAATCTTCTCCAACTGCCGCCAATAAAAAGAGGGTTGTGGTGCTTGGCACTGGGTGGGCTGGCACAAGTTTCTTGAAGAATTTGGATAGTGCAACATATGATGTTCATGTGATTTCACCTCGTAACTATTTTGCATTTACTCCATTATTACCAAGTGTCACATGTGGGACAGTCGAAGCACGTAGTGTTGTTGAACCAATACGCAACATCATTAGGAAG AAAGATGGAGACTATAGCTTTTGGGAAGCTGAATGTTTCAAGATTGACGAAAAGAATAAGAAAGTTCATTGCAGGCCTGTTCAGCGTGAGTCTCCTGAAGGGAAAGAGGAGTTTATCGTTGATTATGACTACTTGGTGGTCGCCATGGGAGCCCGATCAAATACGTTCAACACACCTGGTGTTGAGGAGAATTGTCATTTCTTAAAG GAAGTCGAGGATGCTCAGAAAATCCGTAGGAATGTGATTGACTGTTTTGAGAAGTCCTGCCTCCCAAATCTAAGTGAGGATGAAAGAAAGAAGCATCTTCATTTTGTAGTTGTTGGTGGTGGTCCAACAGGAGTGGAGTTTTCAGCAGCACTGCTCGATTTTATCAGCGAAGATTTGGTCATGCTATATCCTACCGCCAAAGACCTAGTTAAAATAACTCTCCTTGAGGCAGGAGATCATATTCTGACCAT GTTTGACAAAAGAATAACTGCTTTTGCTGAAGAGAAGTTTCAGAGAGATGGTATTAACTTGAAAACAGGGTCAATGGTCGTCAAGGTAACTGACAAGGACATCTGTACAAAGGACAGAGGAACCGGAGAAATCTCTTCTATACCATATGGAATGGTTGTCTGGTCAACTGGTATCGGGACCCGTCCTGTTGTTACGGACTTTATGAAGCAAATTGGTCAG TCTAATAGGCGTGTTTTGGCCACTGATGAATGGCTTCGAGTTGAAGGATGTGATAGCATATATGCACTTGGTGATTGTGCCACCATTAATCAACGCAAAGTCATG GAGGACATTTCTGCAATTTTCAACAAGGCAGATAAAGACCAATCAGGTACTCTTACAACAAAAGAATTCCAAGATGCTCTGGATGATATCTGTGAAAGGTACCCACAAGTGGAGCTTTACTTGAAGGATAAGCAAGTGAAAAACATAGTGGATCTTTTGAAGGATTCCAAGGGTAATGATAAAAAGGAAACACTTGAAATGGATATAGAAGGGTTCAAGTCAGCTCTTTCCCAAGTGGATTCAAAAGTGAAGTTCCTTCCTGCAACAGCTCAG GTAGCTGCTCAACAAGGAAAATATCTTGCAAGGTGTTTCAATGAGATGGAAGAGCGTACGAAGAATCCAGAAGGTCCTCCGAGGTTCAGGGGAGTTGGGCGTCATCGATTCCATCCCTTTAG GTATAGGCATCTTGGGCAGTTTGCTCCATTGGGAGGAGAGCAAACAGCAGCACAACTTCCTGGTGATTGGGTTTCCATTGGTCACAGCTCACAGTGGCTCTGGTACTCTGTTTATGCCAG CAAACAAGTCAGTTGGCGTACAAGGATGTTGGTGGTGTCGGATTGGGGCAGGCGATTCATTTTTGGAAGAGACTCTAGCCGTATCTAA